One window of Dehalobacterium formicoaceticum genomic DNA carries:
- the rpoN gene encoding RNA polymerase factor sigma-54, which produces MEPRLILEQSQKLIMTPELRQAITVLTLPALELTNYIQEQMEENSVLELPDGTVEPDLPQNEDGNRDLKELFADSSDLGIGSGVRLEKNENVFEPVVVQHSSLQDYLKFQLHIIKLTAQQSRIGEYIIENIDQEGYLTVELAEMAEMLKVSQGEVEELLSIIKSFDPVGVGASNLSECLKLQLDPSDPRYEILLEMLEHHLDDIASNRLAVVAKALKLSIKEIQDLVSVIKTLDPKPGLEYAEEKTAVYIMPDVVIERVGTEYVVLVNDTTVPRLNINSYYRKIVQGDVHSDESVRKFVEGKLNSALWLIKSIEQRRFTLFKVASVVAEYQKEFLDKGVAFLVPLTLKEVAEKVGVHESTVSRAVNNKYVQTPRGTFSWKFFFASGIGTDKGEATSANWVKKMIQDLVSEENETRPLSDQKLTDLLTEKGLQISRRTVAKYREELGIPSSSRRKRY; this is translated from the coding sequence ATGGAGCCAAGACTGATTCTGGAACAAAGTCAAAAATTGATCATGACGCCTGAACTGAGGCAGGCAATTACCGTCTTAACTTTGCCTGCGTTGGAGCTGACCAATTATATTCAAGAACAGATGGAAGAGAACTCCGTTCTGGAACTGCCGGATGGTACGGTTGAACCCGATTTGCCTCAAAATGAAGATGGAAACAGGGATTTAAAAGAATTATTTGCGGACAGCAGCGATTTAGGGATTGGTTCCGGAGTGCGCCTAGAAAAAAACGAAAACGTTTTTGAGCCCGTAGTGGTGCAGCATTCCTCTTTACAGGACTATTTAAAGTTTCAGTTGCACATCATAAAATTAACAGCACAGCAAAGCCGCATTGGGGAATATATTATCGAAAATATTGACCAGGAAGGTTATTTAACGGTTGAGCTGGCAGAAATGGCAGAAATGCTCAAGGTATCTCAAGGGGAAGTGGAGGAGCTTTTATCGATCATTAAGAGCTTTGATCCTGTCGGTGTGGGTGCTTCCAATTTGTCCGAATGTCTGAAGCTGCAATTAGATCCCAGTGATCCCAGGTACGAGATTCTATTGGAAATGCTGGAACATCATTTAGATGACATTGCCAGCAATCGATTGGCTGTAGTAGCAAAAGCTTTGAAATTAAGTATTAAGGAAATTCAGGATCTGGTCTCGGTAATAAAGACTTTGGATCCGAAACCTGGTTTGGAATATGCGGAAGAAAAAACGGCGGTATACATCATGCCTGATGTGGTTATTGAACGGGTAGGAACGGAATATGTGGTGCTGGTGAATGATACCACGGTACCTCGTTTAAATATTAATTCTTATTATCGCAAAATTGTCCAGGGTGACGTGCATTCCGATGAAAGCGTACGCAAATTTGTAGAAGGTAAGCTTAATTCCGCCCTTTGGTTAATTAAAAGTATCGAACAAAGACGATTCACCTTATTTAAGGTGGCATCTGTGGTGGCAGAATATCAAAAGGAGTTTCTGGACAAGGGGGTTGCCTTTTTAGTGCCTCTTACTTTAAAGGAGGTAGCGGAAAAGGTCGGTGTTCATGAATCTACCGTGAGCCGGGCAGTAAATAATAAATATGTTCAAACACCCCGCGGCACCTTTTCCTGGAAATTCTTTTTTGCCAGCGGTATTGGGACCGATAAAGGGGAGGCTACCTCTGCTAATTGGGTTAAGAAGATGATTCAGGATCTGGTCTCGGAAGAAAATGAAACCCGGCCTCTTAGTGATCAAAAATTGACAGATCTCTTAACCGAAAAAGGGCTGCAAATCTCTCGCCGTACGGTAGCAAAATATCGGGAAGAGTTGGGAATACCCAGTTCCAGCCGCAGGAAACGATATTAA
- a CDS encoding cobalamin-dependent protein (Presence of a B(12) (cobalamin)-binding domain implies dependence on cobalamin itself, in one of its several forms, or in some unusual lineages, dependence on a cobalamin-like analog.): MSGPIEKIIYEVLCGNALGVRNQVKKALAMGEKPDHIISHGLVAAMDIVGAKFQNNEIYVTELIVTSRAMNAGMDEIAPHMEVVVGVIPSRVVLGTVAGDLHDLGKNLLKLLLEASGFRVYDLGVDVSPGAFVEAVAKHKPQVLCMSSLLSTTVRSMQETIEALTDAGLKEQVKVIVGGAAVTAEIAEEAGADAYADDAFGGVQKIRELVSTSQSVTAPLSIKHILSRSSLQELQKSFSYLTGLDVMVVDATGNPVHSPGKFLDCSCCCSEAKKVLGEIGYQTIPLWEGLKDAFAYRCHAGLIEITYPLIGSTGRIGAILCGHFLMEEDCTGKCLKDIPILNQEKLDNICRFLSFIGGRITDLGQVLAEKHQFEEKRSSFIHFMKRQHRLEEALKDAEMNALQSQVNPHFLFNALNTISRMALLKGDSSTEKVVGSLARLMRYSLYQVRSLVTVQEEVRSIQDFMIIQDARFQGRITSRIEVDEEIMKGEMPCMILQPLVENASLHGLEPLKEGGMIMVKGWRDKEQICFSIEDNGVGMTEQTKVDIFQMWDQEKSRGQVSGLGLPNVLRRLQYQFGSDCALNIESELGKGTKLQLSFPFIKREGR, from the coding sequence ATGTCTGGTCCCATTGAGAAAATAATTTATGAAGTGTTATGCGGCAATGCATTAGGTGTGCGGAATCAGGTAAAAAAAGCCCTAGCCATGGGGGAAAAACCGGATCATATTATCTCCCATGGTTTGGTAGCGGCGATGGATATTGTTGGCGCAAAGTTTCAGAATAATGAAATCTATGTAACGGAGCTGATCGTCACTTCCCGGGCGATGAATGCCGGGATGGATGAAATTGCTCCCCATATGGAGGTCGTTGTTGGTGTCATCCCCAGTCGGGTGGTACTGGGCACAGTGGCTGGAGACTTGCATGATTTGGGCAAAAACCTGCTTAAACTATTGCTGGAGGCATCAGGTTTTCGCGTTTATGACCTGGGCGTGGATGTTTCGCCCGGTGCCTTTGTGGAAGCCGTTGCCAAGCATAAACCCCAGGTTTTATGTATGTCCTCTCTCCTGAGTACCACGGTACGATCCATGCAGGAGACGATCGAGGCTTTAACGGATGCGGGTTTGAAAGAACAAGTGAAGGTCATTGTGGGCGGCGCGGCTGTGACTGCAGAAATAGCGGAAGAGGCGGGTGCCGATGCTTATGCGGATGATGCCTTCGGAGGTGTACAGAAGATCAGAGAACTGGTCAGCACTTCCCAATCGGTCACGGCGCCTTTAAGCATAAAGCATATTTTATCACGTTCTTCCCTGCAGGAATTGCAAAAATCCTTTTCATATCTGACAGGATTGGATGTAATGGTGGTGGATGCCACAGGAAATCCTGTCCATTCACCGGGCAAGTTTTTGGATTGTTCCTGCTGCTGCTCGGAAGCTAAAAAAGTATTGGGGGAAATTGGTTATCAGACGATACCTCTCTGGGAAGGACTGAAAGATGCTTTTGCATATCGCTGCCATGCCGGCTTAATTGAAATTACTTATCCTTTAATTGGCAGTACAGGGCGGATCGGTGCCATTCTTTGCGGCCATTTTCTGATGGAAGAAGATTGTACCGGAAAATGCCTGAAGGATATTCCCATATTAAATCAGGAGAAGTTGGACAACATTTGCCGCTTCTTATCCTTTATTGGAGGAAGAATTACGGATCTAGGCCAGGTTTTAGCAGAGAAACATCAGTTTGAAGAGAAGAGGAGCAGTTTTATTCATTTTATGAAGAGACAGCATCGATTGGAAGAAGCCTTAAAGGATGCGGAAATGAATGCACTGCAATCCCAGGTCAATCCTCATTTTCTGTTTAATGCTTTAAATACGATTTCCCGCATGGCTTTGCTCAAGGGGGATTCTTCCACCGAAAAGGTGGTCGGCTCCTTAGCCCGCTTGATGCGTTATAGTTTGTATCAGGTAAGATCCTTAGTTACAGTTCAGGAAGAAGTGCGCTCCATTCAAGATTTTATGATCATTCAAGATGCCCGCTTTCAGGGCCGGATTACCAGCCGCATTGAGGTAGATGAGGAGATCATGAAGGGAGAAATGCCCTGTATGATTTTGCAGCCTTTGGTTGAGAATGCCTCCCTTCATGGTTTAGAGCCTTTGAAGGAGGGGGGCATGATCATGGTGAAAGGCTGGCGGGACAAGGAACAAATATGTTTTTCTATTGAGGATAACGGAGTGGGTATGACTGAACAAACCAAGGTAGATATCTTTCAAATGTGGGATCAGGAAAAAAGCCGAGGACAGGTCAGCGGTTTAGGACTGCCCAATGTGCTTCGCCGGCTTCAATATCAATTCGGCAGCGATTGTGCTTTAAATATTGAAAGTGAGTTGGGTAAAGGGACAAAATTGCAGTTATCCTTTCCTTTTATAAAACGTGAAGGGAGGTAA